TAAATACTTCAGAGGAAGTAGGTGCTGTAAGTTGTAGATGAAGAGCTTTAGGCGTTTGTGGCAGGTTCTTTTTAACTAGTCTTTTAGCAACTAAGACTTTACTTTTAGTTTTCTGTGGATGCTGTTTATTTTTTTCTAAATAAACAATCTTTACATTTGAGAGGTTCTCAGCACCATAAATAATTGTACTATTAGAAACAGAAATTACAACTTTCTCAATATTAGACTTTCGATTTTCACTATGTTTTTGTTTAACTACATTTTTGTTAATAATAGTTATAGTTCTATCTTTTTTGTTTGTTATTCTAGAAGATAGATTATTAGTTTCTTCAAATCTTACTTGTCCATTAACAATAGAAATATTTAAAAAAAACAAGACAATAGCAAAAACTGTCTTATTCAAAACAATTTCTGATATCGGTTTAAAACTTGTAATTTTAAAGTACATTATAATACCCTCACAAAACTGGACCAATATTTAAGTTGAAAAAGATTAACTTTAAACAAGTCTAGAATTATGAAAACAGGGAGACGCAAATTCGATTCTGCATTTAAGGCAAAAGTAGCCCTTGAAGCATTAAAAGAGAGAGAAACTCTACAACAATTAGCTCTAAAATATGAGTTACATCCCAATCAAATCTCACAGTGGAAGCAGGAGTTTATAGAAAAATCTGCTCAGGTTTTTGAAAGTAAAGTTCTTAAAGAAAGTAGTGATGAGAGTGTTTCGGAGCTTTATCAAAAAATTGGCAAGCTAGAGATGGAGAAAGAATTTCTAAAAAAAAACTTGAAACGCTTCGGACTATTTTGGGGTTTGTTGTTTATTCCTTGGTGTTTACGATAATGGTATTTTTCTAGCCATTGTTTAATTCCTAAATAAAGGTCTAAACCATTGTCTTTGGGATTGAGGTAAATGTATTGATATTTTAAAGTTCTCCAAAATCTTTCAATAAAAATATTGTCCAAAGCTCTTCCTTTACCATCCATTGAGATTTTTATACGCTCGTTTTTAAGGTAGTTTACATACTCATAACAGGTAAACTGCGAGCCTTGGTCGGAATTGATTATTTCAGGTTTCCATAAGTTGCTACCGCTTGTTGTACTACTTTTAAAGATTCCAAGGCCTCCAAACTATTACTCAATCCCCAACCAACGATGTATCGGCTATACACATCAATAATGGCTGTGAGATACATAAATCCGTTTTTCATGGGTAGGTAGGTGATGTCTATTTGCCAAACTTCATTGGGCTTGGTAATGTTCATCCCTCTCAATAAATAGGGATAAATATATTTATTTTTCCCTTTTTGAGTAAGCATACGACGAGGATAAATAGGCATTATCTCTGCTTTACGCATCAACCTACGGACTCTTTCATAACTCATTTTCATACCACATTCCTCCAGCATACTCTGCATCGTGATAACTCCTGCGGTGGGTTCTTCGAGAATATGTTTATCCATAAGTTGCATGGCTTCTAAATTCTCTTTACGCTCTGCTTTAGCTCGATAATAGAATCCTGAACGATTAATCTCCAAAAGGTCACACTGCTCTCGAATACTAAATTGATCGTTTTTATCGATCAATAATCGCATATCTATCATAGTCCGAAGCGTTTCAAGTTTTTTTTTAGAAATTCTTTCTCCATCTCTAGCTTGCCAATTTTTTGATAAAGCTCCGAAACACTCTCATCACTACTTTCTTTAAGAACTTTACTTTCAAAAACCTGAGCAGATTTTTCTATAAACTCCTGCTTCCACTGTGAGATTTGATTGGGATGTAACTCATATTTTAGAGCTAATTGTTGTAGAGTTTCTCTCTCTTTTAATGCTTCAAGGGCTACTTTTGCCTTAAATGCAGAATCGAATTTGCGTCTCCCTGTTTTCATAATTCTAGACTTGTTTAAAGTTAATCTTTTTCAACTTAAATATTGGTCCAGTTTTGTGAGGGTATTATACATATGATTTCTGTTTATCTTGATAAACAATATTAGCCACCGCGGTTGTGTTCTTTTTCTTAATAGAATCTGTCAGTTTCGTATATTTATTAAGATAATAAACTTGCTTATCAATTTCATTTTTATCTTCATAGATGCGTGCTATTTCGGGGTATAGCAATTCCAGCAGTTCTGGGTTTTTATATTGTTGTGCATACTTTTCAGCCTTTTTAAAATGATAAAGACTACGATCTAGATAATCTTTTGAATTTTTTTCATAATCGAAGATATACTCTGCTTTTCTCTTATGATAATGTATCAAATCAAAAAGATTATCTATTTTATCGATATATTTCTCTTGAACTTTCAGATAATAATCAATTTGTTTGGGTTTTTTAGCATGAAAATAATAATGCGTTAAATATCCTGCTGAAGACACAATTATAATAGGCTTGGAGGCTTCCGTGTCGGGGAGTAGCAATGCTGTCTTCAATCTCTGATTTGAAAAATATTGTAAAGAGTCTTTATTATTTTGATATAAATTGATATACCTTGCATAATAATAGGTTTCCATAAACCTTCTTTTTCCAATATCTTCGATTTTGGGTATTAGTTTAAAGTTTTCATCCAATTTTTTTTTTGCCTTTGTATGAAGCTGAAGATGGCTAAGCATTGACACTTCCATCGCATTCGCTTTTGTCAAATAAAAATAATCTTGAATGTCATTGGAAAGCTTTTTGGTTTCGTCCAGATATTGTTCTACATCATCATAATTTCTACTATTAATTTTAAAAGCTATCTTTCGTAACAAAGCTTCTATTTGTCCTTTTTTATAATTGATTTGTTTTGATTGATAATACAACTCTGTACAGACAGCCTCAATTTTGTCGACATTTTGAGCATTTGTTGTCGCAATTGTATTTTGAATGCTATCAATCTGTTTTTCTGACCATTGTTTTTGTGAATAAAAAACAATGCTGTAAAACACAAAAAAAACCATATAAATTTTCCTCATAAATTATAGTTTAGAAATCCAAACATATATGTTTTCGTTTTGATTTATCTCAAGTGCTTTTCGAATGCGATATTTTCTCCCCTCAACAGATCTTATGGAAACATTTTTAATAACCGCTATTTGCTTAGTTGTAAAATTAAGCTTCATCAAAGCACAGACTTCCAGACCCATAGGTTTTAAAAGTGGATTTACTTTCAGTAGTTTATCTTCAAAACTGGGAAATACATTTTTAAAATTGGCATAGAATAATGGATTATTATCATGTGTTAAACTTGTTAATTCTGTAATAGATATTGGCGTGACTATATCTAAAAACTTTTTTTCGATTTCAATATGTATTGGTTTTGGTTTTCTAAAGGTTTTTCTTCGTTTAATCACAAAAATCAGCACAATCAATAAAATAACAACAATTAAAACACTTTTACTTTGCAAAAAATTTTGGCTTTCGTGACTTTGAAATTGGCTAATTCTGTCAATTTGGGCATGGGTAAGATATATTAAACTATCACTTATCGTGTTTCCATTTTTTAGATAATAGATGTGCTTTTTCAAATCATCTTTAGCCTTATAATACACAGCTAAATCATTATAAACCTTTATTTTTAAAATATCATAATTAATTTCTGATGCCAGAGAATCTGCTTTTTTATATAATTCTAAAGATAGCATTTCATTATTTTGTAGAAAAGCAATTTTTGCTTGGAGAAAAAGGTAATCCGCAGTTTGATATACACTTTTAATATTTTGTGAAATACTCATTAAATGCTTCTCTGCAGCTTCTGGTTGCTTTTCAGACAAGTGAAATTCAGCTATATGCAAAATTCCATCTGTCTTATAAAAAGCTTTATTCTGCGAAGTTTCGTTAATCTCAGAAGCTGTTGCAATAGCTTTGTTTAAATAATAAAAAACCGAATCTTTCTTATGCTGAAATTGGTAATATTTGGCTAAATAAATACAATTATTATAATCTAATATTTTCCGTTGTTCTTTATCTTTTAAAAACTTACTAAACTCAATACTTTTGTTTATATTTTTTTTCGCTTCTTCGTGAAAACCTGAATAAATCAATGCGCCTGCGATATAATTTTTTAAATGTGCTAACGATTGATAATCATTTATTTTATAAGCTATTCTTTTAGCATCTTCAGCTTTTACAATTATTTGATAAAATTTTTTCTGCAACACAAAGGAATTACTCAATAATAAGACAGCATCTATTTGGGCTTTTTCGTGACTTACTTCCTTAGCTAAATAGTATAGATCCGTTAGCTCTGCATCTCTATTTGTAAAACTATTTCTTGAATATTCTTTTCTATACAAAGCAATGCCCTGATCAATTTGTTTGACCATGTCATAATCTGTAGAAAATAGATGGGCATAAATTAAAATAAAATTTAAGAAAATAAATTTCTTCATAAATTGGCAAATTTTATGACTACAAAGCTATTATTTTTATTCATTTAATTTAAATATTACATTATTAAATTAAATCTGCTAATATATATAGTTTTTTAACAAAAAAAACATCATTAATAATACTTTAAAATTATTTATTAATAAAGTAAACACAACAGTCTTCTGATTCTGTTTGAGGGTATGCTGTCAAACACAAAGCGATTGGGATAAGCAGACCAACTTGGTAATTGTATTGTAAACTATTGCAACTTAACAGAACTCGAAAATCATACAAAAAAGTAAAAAAGAAAATTTCTGTAAGAGCTGATTTCCCAAATCAGGTTTGGCACATGGATGTGAGTGTATACAAAACTTAAGATGGCATAAAATATTACATTTACAGTATTGTTGATAATTTTTCAAGAAAAATATTGGCATTCGATTTTTCTACTGAACTTTCTGAAAAAACACGAATTGAAAGTTTAAAATCAGCTGTTGATTTTTTGCATCAGCAACAAAATATAGAATTAAGTGAGACTAAATAATTTCAAAAAAATAATCAAAAAAAAAGAGGCTGTCTCAAAAAGGCAGTCTCTTTTCTTATTTATTATAAGATTTTATTTTTTGAGGGGTTACATTTTTAAAATCTTGAAAAAAGAGAGAAAAAAGTTAAAAAAAGCAGTCTGTTTTAGGCTGCTTTTGCCATTTTCTTTAGATTGTGAGCAATAACAAGTATGCCGATTTCTACCTCGACTTTGTTTTTTCCTCGAAGCATGAAACGTTTAAAATTTTTGTTGTGTTTGAGTTCTGCAAAAACCGGCTCTACATCATGACACCGTTGTTTCCTGAGTTTGATGCCTTTCTTGGTTTGGAGAAGCTTGAATGTTTTTTCTCTGATTCTTGCCAATTTGGGATTGCTTTGTGAAGTGGTTATTTGTCCCGATTTTTGGTCTTTTCTGAAATAATTATATTTAACATAAGCCTTTATTTTCTTTGATTGTAGAAGATTATAATTTTCTTCCGAGCCATAACCTGCATCGGCAACAAGTTCTTTGGGAACTTTGTCATAGCTTTCTTCAAAGCCTTTTAGGTGAGATTCTAAGGTTTTGGTGTCGGTTGGATTGGGGTGAATGGAATAATGCAAAATAAATTGATTATTAGTAGAAATCTGTAGATTGTAAGCGGGTTTGAGTTGCCCGTTTCGCATGTAATCCTCCTTCATTCTCATAAAAGTAGCATCTGTATCTGTCTTGGAATAGGAATTTCTGTGCTCTAATATTTCTTGCTGTTTTTTGTATTTTTCTAAATTCGTAGCCCAGTTTTTCTTTGCATAATTCAGCTTTTGACGAATCTTTGAAGGTATTTTTTTTATTCTTCAAAACCTCATTAATCTTCTCAATAGTTTGAGTTACCTTTTCTGCATCTACTTCCTTAAAATCTAGAGTTTCTGGGTTTTGAAGTTCATTTTTTGCCACTTCTTCTGCGTAGTTCCAAAGTTCTTCAAGTTGCTCTGCAATCCTTGATTTATGCTTTTTGATGGCTCTTCCCCACACGAAAGTATAACGATTGGCATTAGCTTCTATCTTGGTTCCGTCCACAATAGTGGTTGCCAAACTCACCAAACCTTCCTTCTCCAAAAGCAAAACAATTTGAGTGAAAATGGATTTAATTTCACTTTTTAACCTCTCACTACGAAACCTGTTTAATGTATTATGATCGGGACGGCTCATCCCAGAAAGCCACATGAAATGAATGTTTTCTTTCAAGGCTTGTTCCATTTTACGGCTCGAGTACATATTACTTAAGTAGGCATAAACTAAAAGTTTCAATAGAATTTTAGGATGGTAACACGAAGTTCCACCTGGTTTATAATTTTTGATTAATGTTTTAATATCCAAGCCATCAATAATACTGGAAACTATTCTCACCGGATGCTTTTTATCGATCAACCCCGATAAATTGGGTGGAAAAAGCAAATTTTCTTCGGGGTTGTAAGCTTTAAAGACTGCCTTTGATTTAATTGACACACAGCCAATTAATCAATTTGCATCAATTAGGAAAGCTTTCGCTTTCCTTTTTTTATGAAAAACATAAAAAAAAAGCTGCCTCACTTTTGAGACAGCTTCTCTCGTGGTTTCTCCAGGAATATATATTTTTCATCTTACGGCTTTATTACAGGAGCTTTCATAAGATTGATTTTGTTAGGTAACCGAATATTCCACCTCGGAAATTTGAACAATTATTGTCAAATCGTATTAAGCAAATATATGAATTTCAGAGGAGTTATACAAATTTTGAATAGGTCAATCTCTTATCATTTCCGTAACTTTTTCTTCATCAATTCCGGCATAATTACAAAATTCTGAAACTGTCAGAAACTGATGCTCTTTCTTATTTAATTCCTGCATAATTCTACGGATAAGATTACGGCTGTATCGCTCACTACGTCCTGTGATTCTCTGAACATCTTTCGGGTAAATACAAAGTCTCTGCATTCTCTTTTTCATACTCTATCCATACTTTTGGCTGGGAGTTGCTATACTGATTCTGCGGTGACTATACAAATGTAAAATATTTCTTTTTCTTCCCCAAACCGAAACTTCTTACCAATTCGGTAAAATAGGTCTGTATTGGCACGTGAACTTGTATTGAATCTGCATTTTATGAAATTTTGTCTTGTGAATTCACGAGGTTTGAGCGGATGCACCTATGAACATCCGGAAATCAATCTAATAAAAAGTAAGACAATGGCAAGACAAAGAAGTATTATCAAACTGGACGGAACGATTGGAGGTATTACCTTCTATAAGTCCAAAGACGGCTATTTAGCCAGAGAAAAAGGAGGAATCCCTGCAGAGAGAATAAGAACCGATCCCGCTTTTCAAAGAACCCGGGAAAACGGTGCGGAGTTCGGACGTGCAGGAAAAGCCGGGAAAGTTCTGCGAAATTCTATCCGACAGCTTTTGCAAAATATCAATGACAGCAAAATGGTAAGCCGGCTGACCAAAGAAATGGTCAAAGTCATTCAAATGGATGCTACCAACCCAAGAGGTCAAAGAAATGTTATTGATGGCGAAGCGGAGCTTTTAATCGGTTTTGATTTCAATGCTAATGGAAAATTGGGAAATACTATTTATGCTCCCTGGACAAGTGCATTAGACAGAGCAACAGGTGAAGCCGGTGTAACTTTCGATCCTTTTATTCCGGCGAATATGATTGCAGCTCCGGGAGGAACGACTCATTTCAAATTGACCGCTGCAGCAATGGAAATCGATTTTGAGAATGAAAGCTATATTGCTCCAACAGGGGAAACAATTATTTATCCTTGGGACAATACCTTAACGGCTGCGATTGATATTCCTTTGCAACTGACTGCAGATTCTACAAAACCGCTATTTTTAGCTTTGGGTGTGGAATTTTATCAGGAAGTAAATAGCGAAAAGTATTCATTGAAAAATGGAGCTTTTAACGCTTTGAAACTCATTGATGTGGTTGGATTGTAATCTGTTTTAATTATGAAACTGGTATTACAAAGACAGTATTTTTCTTCAGGAACTAATGGAATTTTATTTTTTAATGGTAAGGAAATCTGTAAAACGATTGAACTGTTCTGGAAAGATAACCAAAGAAGAATCTCCTGCATTCCTGAAGGAATATACAAAGTCAGAAAGCGTTTCAGTCCAAAATTCAAATGGCATCTGGAAGTGATGAATGTAAAAAACAGGGATTATATTTTATTCCATCCTGCCAATGATGCTTTGAAGGAGCTGAATGGATGTATTGCTCCGGTATCGGAATTAACCGGAGAAGGAAAAGGAATCCGCTCGCGGATTGCCTTTGAACGATTGAAAGAAATCGTTTTTCCATACCTGGAAAAAGGTTTTGTGATTGAGTTAATCATTAAAAGTTAGTCAATGAAAAAAGTAATAGAAAGAATCCAGGAACCGACTCCGAAATTCTTTAAGATGATAAGAAATATTGGTTTGGCTCTGACAGCTGTCAGTGGAGTTATTGCAACAGCTCCGGTTTCGCTTCCAGCGTTTGTAATAACTGTTGCGGGATATTTGGCAGTTGCTGGCGGAATTGCTTCAGCAATTAGCCAGACGGCTGTTTATCGGGATAATTAATTCATTTTAAGCCATATTATTATGAATTACGTGGATAACTCAACAAAAGTAAGTACGGCATTTGGAATGATGTTAACTATATTTGTCAATATCCAGACCGAAGACCTAATCAAGACAGTTTTATTGGCTGCAGTTGGTGGAGTTTCGAGTTTTATGGCAACCTTACTAGTCAAATTTCTTATCAGAAACATAAAAAGCAAGTTCCAGAAATAAAAGTTGTGGTGACTTTGGAACAAATGAGCCTCTCAAAGATTTGAGAGGCTCTTGTTTTTGACAATATGAGATTAAATTTTGTAATAGTATTTCTGTACGAGAATACCACGAAGCTCTGAAAGTTGTTTCAATTGTTTGGAATAATGTTGTTCGAGTTGATAGACTGCTTTGATGTCCTGCAGTATTTTTCCGTTTTGTTCCATTTTGGAAAAGCTTGGAATAATCCAATTTTGAAGAACTTTTTTGAGTTCTGAAAGTCGAAGCATATCAATTACACTTCCGCAGAGATACGGATGGAAAAATCCGTTTTTCCAAAGGGTGTAAAATATCCAGTACAGGTTTTCTTTTTCGGTTTCGTTCCTGCAATATAGGATAAAACAATTCGGGCAAGGTTCAAAAAGTGGTTTTCCTGCGTTTTTTCCTCTTGATAAAATGAAAATTGAATTTTCAGGCGTTCCTTTTTCGGAATTGTACGTGCGTACTTTGAAATTGAGCATAGTTTTCGATTTAAAAATTGATGCTCCGCCGAAATATTTTGAAAAGAAAACCAAGAAAAAACCGAAAAAAAAGAAAAAAAGAAAGCCGATTGAAAGGGGGCGTGGCGTTCTGTCAAGGTTTTTTGGAAAAAATTTTTGCGTATATTTTATACGAAAAAATCTTTTCCCAAAAACACGAAGTGCTTGACCTTTATAGAACTTAGCGGCTGGATTCAGGAAGCCCCCTAACTTGCTTTGCTTTTTTTATTTTTTGACAGCACAACTTCTTACAGAATTTCTAAGTATGGAAATTAGGGTAGACAAGTCCGCACAAAAAGATGCTTCTCAAAATGGTCAATAAACCATAAATATTTTTTGATAACAAACCGTGACAAGTCGCTGGAAAGATAGCTGTATGACGATAGGAATACTGCTATGTGCGTGAGTGAAAGTGGCTGTATAGCGGAACTATTTTTATTTTTCTCCCAAAAATAGTTCCGCTATATAGCTACTGTAACGATTGGCAAAAGACCAAACGTGTGCATCTTTTTTGTGCATCCTATGAAGATGGGTGGGTGGGAAAAAGCGTTGGCAAGGCGTGGGAGCAAAAGGGCTTTGCCCGTTGCAAGGAAAGCATTTAACATAATCCCAAGTTATAGGCACCAAATGGCATTTGCACGGAGCGGAGCTTTGCGGAGTGGAGGGCAACGTTTCGTAGCTGCCGTGCGTATAACTTTGATTATGTTACTTGCTGCGGAAAAGCGGTGATACTTTTACTTATAGTTAATATTCAAATAACCGGTTTTCAAAAACTCAATTGTTTCTTCAGAAGCATATCTTTTAAGTAGTATTTTGTTATTTAAAAGCTCATTATATAAGGTAGTAATTTCTTGAATATTCAGATTTTTATTTTTATATTCGTATGTAAGAATATGTATTTCAGAGTTATATAAATGGAATTTGGTTATCTGTTGTGATTCTGAAATAGCCCATTCAGAATCAATGAAAATTATATTATCTAAAAGATTTTTTAATTTATTGACTATCAGTTCTTCATCAACATAAGAGACATAATAATGAAGTATATAATTTGCATAGTCTGTCAATAAAATATTATTTAAATAAAATTTTTCATCCTGATATAATTCTTTCAAAAACCTTTCATATTGGTTAAATATTGATGTGAAGAATGTTTTTGCTTTTTCATCATTTGCATAATTACTGAATTGGTCTTTCAGAAAATCTCTATTTTCCAGATTATTACTATACTTATCAAATACAAAGCATTCAGAAATTATTGCTGTTATTTTATCGTCTTCAGTTTCAGTTAAAGAAATTCCCAAAGCTGAATTATACAATTTACTTCTACTAAAGTACTTAATACTCTGTTTAAAAAAATCAAAATTATCGTTGTTTATCCTAATCAAAACATCTTTAACAATTCTTATTTCTTCATCTGAAATGACAGATCTTTTATTTTCTTTCTTCGTTAATTGCCGAACAATTTCAAAATTTATCCATTTATTGAAAAAGGACGATTCATTAGATATTTTTATTAATTCATCAAAATTGAAACTTTGTAAATAGAAAATAATATTACTTATATTTTGTTGCTTGGATAAGATTTCGATAAAGATTGGAAAATTGATTTCATATAAAAACTTGATTAAATTTTCTAATAAGTAATTAAAATGAAATCCTCTATTACTACCTCTTTCAATAGCTTCAATAAGATTGTATACTTTTTCTATATTATTTTGAGAGTATCCCTCCGTATAAGCCGAAAATTTCATTTTTTCATTAATTGGAGCTTCGGGCAAAGCTTTAATATCTAATATAGCTTTAGTAAGAAGTTCCTTAATTTTCTCACAAATGGAGTGTATATTGAAATCTCCATTTTCAATAAATTTATCTATATTAATTTGTAGATAACAATTAATGCTTAAAAATAATAGTATGGATTTTACATCTGCATCTAAAATTCCTTTTTCAAAATAACGACGAGCCGTATATATTAAGTTAGCTACTTTTTTTATATTTTCTTCTTCACTTTCTTGGTAATATAAGGCATTATTAACGCTGTTTCGGATATCTCTGTCAATTTTAGATATTTCTTGATTTCCTTGTTCCAAAATTTCATCTATTGAAAATCTACCTAATTCAGAGATAATCACATCTAATTCCTTGTAAATTGATGGATTTTTATATAAAAAAGCTTTTGTTATTATTTCGGATATTTCCATACTATACAGTCTTGATGGTTTAACTTTTCCCATAAATCGTTGAAAGCATCAACAACAGGTTGCGGATGAGAAACTTCCTGCAATATATGATGACTCTTGCCATAAGAATTCAGAGAAGTACCTAAAGAATAAACTTTAGCTTTTCTTGTTTTGCTGCTCGGAAATATCAAAAATCTATCGTGAAAATCCCAGCCAAATTTAGTGTGCTGAATTCTAAATTCAAGATTTAATCCGTAATTATTGTGGTTAGTATTATCAAGAGCCAACTTATTCTTTTGGATATAGTCATTTACCGATGTAATATCATCTTCATCAAATTCATTTATATAAACTTTTTTTACTTTTCTGTCAAAAGAACCTATAGCTTTGAGCTCAACACCTGCTGTGGATGAAAAATACAGCGTTTTTAGTATATCTTCAGCTGTTAAATACGGATCCTATAGGAATACTCCATTTTCATCATTTTGCTTAATCAGCTTTCTGATATCTTCCAAAGCTTTATCTGAATCTATTTCAATATATTGTTTGAAAGAAAGGGTTTCTTCCAATCTGCGTTTTTCACTATCATAAAGATTATTAGCTATCTGAGTGGTATAGCTTTGTGATTTTTCTTTTGAAGTCTGACTATCTGAACTTACAACTTCAACTTGCTGAGGATTTCCTTTAATTTCAAAAATTCGTGGTTCAGGATTTACAATATTCATTTGAAGCCTAAAATCACGAAAATATGTACCTATGGATGAGTACAGTAATAAACTAGGTTCTTTTCTCCATATTTTTATATGATTCATTCCGTCTAAATTACCTACTTTTAGTATTTGAGTATCCATTTTATTATAATTCTCAATAACTGATGCCAAATAATTCCTATCAAATTCAGATTCTGCCTGTATCAGACAATCCGGCAATTCCTCAAGCTGATTATGCCAAGTGAATTTTAAATCAATTCCGTCCCAAGAAGAAAGTGCTGTAGAGTCTATTTCCAATATTGTTACGGGAAATTGAAAAATAAAATTGCCTATTCTATCTCTTGCTACTGATAAATCAATCGGAACAACCTTCTTTATATCTTCACATATTGTATTAAACTTCTTTAGTTTTTCAATATTCAATAAATCATCTAAGGAATTTTTATTCTCATCAAAAAATTCAATTATGTATGAACCATTATGATAATTATTTTTTAGAATATGATTTAATCTAATTCCTTCATTAGCTGTAATAAATTGTTTGGAAATATATTTCAGCTCCGAAGCATTGTAATTGGATTCTATAGAAGTCCAGCAATTTTTGTTTTTCAAATTTTTAAGCTTAGCTTCTGTTTCATCTAGTGTCAGCCAAAACCTTTTAATTCCAATAAAACTATCTTCGTTTACTTTTATTCGTTCTCCCAATAATTTTTCATTTATTTCGCTATAAGGTTTTTCTTCTAAAACTAATAGCGTGAACAGATTATATATTCTCTTGCTTTTCTTATTGAAAAGAAAAATCTCTGTAACTTCACAGCATTGATAAAAACCCATAATACCTTTTTTCAATAATGAATCCCATTCTTCCATAAAAAAATTAATTATAACCTATCTTGAAAAACACTGATGCTATTTTGCTGTTCGATGTTTTCTTAAGATAATCCTTCAAATATTCGTGCAACTTTTTTGATTTACTCATTTGCTTGAAAAAAAAGCGTG
This genomic stretch from Chryseobacterium sp. POL2 harbors:
- a CDS encoding transposase → MKTGRRKFDSAFKAKVALEALKERETLQQLALKYELHPNQISQWKQEFIEKSAQVFESKVLKESSDESVSELYQKIGKLEMEKEFLKKNLKRFGLFWGLLFIPWCLR
- a CDS encoding integrase core domain-containing protein, which translates into the protein MDGKGRALDNIFIERFWRTLKYQYIYLNPKDNGLDLYLGIKQWLEKYHYRKHQGINNKPQNSPKRFKFFFRNSFSISSLPIF
- a CDS encoding DDE-type integrase/transposase/recombinase, which gives rise to MRLLIDKNDQFSIREQCDLLEINRSGFYYRAKAERKENLEAMQLMDKHILEEPTAGVITMQSMLEECGMKMSYERVRRLMRKAEIMPIYPRRMLTQKGKNKYIYPYLLRGMNITKPNEVWQIDITYLPMKNGFMYLTAIIDVYSRYIVGWGLSNSLEALESLKVVQQAVATYGNLK
- a CDS encoding transposase, whose product is MKTGRRKFDSAFKAKVALEALKERETLQQLALKYELHPNQISQWKQEFIEKSAQVFESKVLKESSDESVSELYQKIGKLEMEKEFLKKNLKRFGL
- a CDS encoding helix-turn-helix transcriptional regulator produces the protein MKKFIFLNFILIYAHLFSTDYDMVKQIDQGIALYRKEYSRNSFTNRDAELTDLYYLAKEVSHEKAQIDAVLLLSNSFVLQKKFYQIIVKAEDAKRIAYKINDYQSLAHLKNYIAGALIYSGFHEEAKKNINKSIEFSKFLKDKEQRKILDYNNCIYLAKYYQFQHKKDSVFYYLNKAIATASEINETSQNKAFYKTDGILHIAEFHLSEKQPEAAEKHLMSISQNIKSVYQTADYLFLQAKIAFLQNNEMLSLELYKKADSLASEINYDILKIKVYNDLAVYYKAKDDLKKHIYYLKNGNTISDSLIYLTHAQIDRISQFQSHESQNFLQSKSVLIVVILLIVLIFVIKRRKTFRKPKPIHIEIEKKFLDIVTPISITELTSLTHDNNPLFYANFKNVFPSFEDKLLKVNPLLKPMGLEVCALMKLNFTTKQIAVIKNVSIRSVEGRKYRIRKALEINQNENIYVWISKL
- a CDS encoding DUF5675 family protein translates to MKLVLQRQYFSSGTNGILFFNGKEICKTIELFWKDNQRRISCIPEGIYKVRKRFSPKFKWHLEVMNVKNRDYILFHPANDALKELNGCIAPVSELTGEGKGIRSRIAFERLKEIVFPYLEKGFVIELIIKS
- a CDS encoding DUF6943 family protein, which encodes MLNFKVRTYNSEKGTPENSIFILSRGKNAGKPLFEPCPNCFILYCRNETEKENLYWIFYTLWKNGFFHPYLCGSVIDMLRLSELKKVLQNWIIPSFSKMEQNGKILQDIKAVYQLEQHYSKQLKQLSELRGILVQKYYYKI